The following proteins are co-located in the Spartobacteria bacterium genome:
- a CDS encoding FHA domain-containing protein codes for MLLHYLNPDNNHIEVELQEQQSVNIGRSKDCDICVKDEKSSRHHCGVGFQDGQYFLRDLKSKNGTYLNGKLINDTVTALRPGDQIRIGSSIISVLHEHLPGPTTVFVEIDEKSGQGKGYRTIMKEFVQEAEEKSTPDTNA; via the coding sequence ATGCTTCTTCACTATTTGAATCCAGACAACAACCACATTGAAGTGGAGCTCCAAGAACAGCAGTCTGTGAATATTGGCAGAAGCAAAGACTGCGATATTTGCGTCAAAGACGAGAAATCATCCAGACATCATTGCGGCGTCGGTTTTCAGGACGGTCAGTATTTTTTGCGCGATCTCAAATCGAAAAATGGAACCTATTTGAATGGGAAATTGATCAATGACACCGTGACGGCACTCCGTCCCGGTGATCAAATCCGTATTGGCAGCAGCATCATCAGTGTGCTTCACGAACACCTGCCCGGGCCGACCACTGTTTTTGTTGAAATCGATGAAAAATCGGGCCAGGGCAAAGGATACCGCACCATTATGAAGGAGTTCGTTCAGGAAGCAGAAGAAAAAAGCACCCCGGACACCAATGCTTAG
- a CDS encoding SDR family oxidoreductase codes for MNDQTVSVVTGGAGFLGSHLCDYLLNQGHSVICMDNLITGNIANIEHLASNENFKYIKHDVTEYIYIPGKVDYVFHFASPASPIDYLELPIQTLKVGALGTHKTLGLARAKKATYFIASTSETYGDPLVHPQPETYWGNVNPIGPRGVYDEAKRFAEAMTMAYHRFHGLDTRIIRIFNTYGPRMRPNDGRVVPTFVSQALRDEPISVFGDGSQTRSFCYVSDLIRGIYKLALSGHHDPVNIGNPAEMTVLQFAKKIKAICNSKSEICFKPLPVDDPKVRQPNIDKAKRILGWEPEIEVDEGLPKTIAYFQSLLK; via the coding sequence ATGAACGATCAAACAGTATCGGTGGTAACCGGAGGTGCCGGATTTCTTGGGTCGCATTTGTGTGATTACCTACTGAATCAAGGGCATTCAGTCATTTGTATGGACAACCTTATTACAGGAAATATTGCAAATATTGAGCACCTCGCCAGTAATGAAAATTTCAAGTACATCAAACATGATGTAACAGAATATATTTATATCCCGGGAAAAGTTGACTATGTATTCCATTTTGCATCACCCGCCAGCCCCATTGATTATCTGGAGCTACCGATTCAAACGCTGAAAGTGGGTGCACTGGGAACACATAAAACACTTGGCTTGGCCCGAGCTAAAAAAGCCACCTACTTTATCGCATCTACGTCTGAAACTTATGGTGATCCACTGGTTCATCCGCAGCCAGAAACCTATTGGGGCAATGTGAACCCCATCGGCCCCAGAGGCGTTTATGATGAAGCAAAGCGTTTTGCAGAGGCCATGACCATGGCATACCATCGTTTTCATGGTCTGGACACGCGAATCATCCGCATCTTCAATACATATGGTCCTCGCATGCGTCCCAACGACGGACGCGTCGTCCCTACATTTGTCAGTCAGGCATTGCGTGATGAACCCATATCTGTCTTTGGCGACGGATCCCAAACGCGCAGTTTCTGCTATGTATCGGATTTAATTCGCGGTATTTACAAATTGGCACTGAGTGGACACCATGACCCTGTAAATATCGGCAACCCCGCAGAAATGACGGTATTGCAGTTTGCAAAGAAAATCAAAGCAATCTGTAACAGCAAATCAGAAATATGCTTTAAACCGCTTCCTGTTGATGATCCCAAAGTGCGTCAGCCAAACATTGACAAGGCTAAACGTATTCTTGGCTGGGAACCGGAAATTGAAGTAGATGAAGGATTACCAAAAACAATTGCCTATTTTCAGTCACTGCTTAAGTAA
- a CDS encoding efflux transporter outer membrane subunit, whose product MNSLWIRNMTIGVFPVMLLGIAGCAHLHGSAEQQVIDAASMMPEHYAGVLEQAESAPSPAEAWWTDFGSQELNAFVLQAFEGNVSLLQTEARLRQAAATARKAGAGLFPALSASTGAGITHQRLAPYSATGLNETLDTENYSLGVSASYELDVWGRVRSSRNAASYQAIASAWDVQSASVSISASVVSTWLTIVEAKQQEALLKKQIKTNRTLVDLLEQRQRNGASRAMDVYQQKATWASTRSLLPQTERDKALALSELNILLGVMPGTLDVASDTLPELPPLPSVGIPSALLERRPDVKAARERLLSSGFSEMAAKADRLPAFSITASAAYNDDEFSLLFDNWLLNLAGNLTMPLLDAGRRRAEVERTQAVVEEAAAAYKAVLLTSMQDVSDALIAEQKWRDQIGFIETQLENTRRALDEAQLNYRSGGIDYLNVLSALTGVQQLERTLLAARRALLVNRVTLYRALGGGSI is encoded by the coding sequence ATGAATAGCCTATGGATCAGAAACATGACCATCGGAGTCTTTCCCGTGATGCTTCTGGGAATCGCGGGCTGTGCGCATTTGCACGGATCGGCGGAACAGCAGGTCATCGACGCGGCCTCAATGATGCCGGAGCACTACGCTGGTGTTCTGGAACAAGCCGAATCGGCTCCGTCACCCGCAGAGGCTTGGTGGACAGATTTTGGTAGTCAGGAATTAAACGCCTTTGTGCTTCAGGCATTTGAAGGCAATGTATCATTGCTGCAGACCGAGGCACGATTACGTCAGGCGGCAGCAACGGCCCGCAAAGCCGGAGCAGGCTTATTTCCTGCACTTAGCGCTTCGACCGGAGCAGGCATCACGCATCAGCGACTCGCTCCCTATTCGGCCACAGGACTGAACGAAACGCTGGATACCGAAAATTACAGCCTGGGCGTCTCAGCCAGTTATGAACTGGATGTCTGGGGACGGGTTCGATCGTCACGTAATGCCGCGTCCTATCAGGCCATCGCATCGGCATGGGATGTTCAGTCGGCAAGTGTATCCATTTCGGCATCCGTAGTATCCACATGGCTGACGATTGTGGAAGCGAAACAGCAGGAAGCCCTGCTAAAAAAGCAGATTAAAACCAACCGTACGCTGGTAGATTTGTTGGAGCAGCGCCAACGAAACGGTGCGTCACGAGCCATGGATGTCTATCAGCAAAAGGCCACATGGGCTTCCACCCGGTCGCTATTGCCCCAGACAGAACGCGACAAAGCACTGGCTCTGTCGGAACTCAACATATTGCTCGGTGTGATGCCTGGCACATTGGATGTTGCGTCGGATACGCTGCCAGAGCTGCCTCCCCTGCCATCGGTGGGCATTCCTTCGGCATTACTGGAACGGAGACCCGATGTGAAAGCTGCTAGAGAACGACTGCTGAGCTCAGGATTCAGTGAAATGGCGGCCAAAGCAGATCGACTGCCGGCATTTAGCATCACTGCATCAGCGGCCTATAATGACGACGAATTCAGCCTGCTCTTTGACAACTGGCTGCTGAATCTCGCCGGTAATCTGACCATGCCCCTGCTGGATGCAGGTCGACGCCGTGCCGAAGTAGAACGGACTCAGGCCGTGGTAGAAGAAGCGGCCGCAGCCTACAAAGCGGTTCTCCTTACATCGATGCAGGACGTCTCCGACGCGCTGATCGCCGAACAAAAATGGAGAGATCAAATCGGCTTTATTGAAACCCAGCTGGAAAATACCCGGCGGGCACTTGACGAAGCGCAATTGAACTACCGCTCCGGCGGGATT
- a CDS encoding DUF1956 domain-containing protein, with amino-acid sequence MAKQKEGIRMATCNGNTRERLLDAASDVFARKGYAQATIAEICDKAQANIAGVNYHFQGKEKLYAEVWPYAVQLTRAKYPVFEDNKDPNPEHWLLQHITAMVHVIFDRSDAGRFIRILQHEVRSPSPAFELLRTEHILPMIMMLHKQIGRFLMTEDDRLIRSAVICVHSSYMSMIAVKPARMFLFNGQTPATDEIDLLAKRVFAYALGGLRAIKQQEDMTYE; translated from the coding sequence ATGGCAAAGCAGAAGGAAGGGATTCGAATGGCAACATGTAATGGAAACACGCGAGAGCGCTTACTGGATGCCGCCAGTGACGTTTTTGCCCGGAAAGGATACGCCCAGGCAACCATTGCAGAAATCTGCGATAAAGCTCAGGCAAACATTGCAGGAGTGAATTATCACTTCCAAGGTAAGGAAAAATTGTATGCTGAGGTATGGCCGTATGCCGTTCAGCTGACGAGGGCGAAGTATCCCGTTTTCGAGGACAATAAAGATCCGAATCCCGAACACTGGCTGCTGCAGCATATTACGGCCATGGTGCATGTGATCTTCGACCGCAGTGACGCGGGGCGGTTTATACGCATCCTTCAACACGAGGTGCGCAGTCCATCTCCCGCTTTTGAGCTGTTACGAACGGAACACATTCTTCCCATGATCATGATGCTGCACAAACAGATCGGCCGATTTCTCATGACAGAAGACGACAGACTGATTCGTTCTGCGGTGATTTGCGTCCACAGTTCCTATATGTCCATGATTGCCGTCAAACCGGCGCGCATGTTTCTGTTTAACGGACAGACGCCAGCAACAGATGAGATCGACCTTCTGGCTAAACGAGTTTTTGCGTATGCGCTGGGCGGCCTACGCGCAATAAAACAACAGGAAGACATGACATATGAATAG